In the Chroococcidiopsis sp. SAG 2025 genome, one interval contains:
- a CDS encoding phosphate-starvation-inducible PsiE family protein, translating to MEYRFKMQLGNWFQIEKIIRNLESIQNFIVVSLCFGLFCVMIIRLGDMFVSLLHPLEFQRVTSDILFILILVELFRLLIIYLQQQRISVGVAVEVSIVSALREIILRGVLEISSSQMIGVCSFLTVLGLLLLVRAWMSRIYDRPMSSPVESAKPEK from the coding sequence TCGATTCAAAATGCAGCTTGGCAACTGGTTTCAAATAGAAAAAATTATTCGTAATTTAGAATCGATTCAGAACTTTATTGTAGTCTCTTTATGTTTTGGTTTATTCTGTGTCATGATAATTCGGCTAGGAGATATGTTTGTCTCCCTGCTACATCCTTTAGAATTTCAGCGCGTCACTTCTGACATTCTTTTTATTCTAATTCTAGTGGAATTATTTCGTTTATTAATCATTTATTTACAGCAGCAGCGAATTTCGGTCGGTGTAGCAGTTGAAGTATCAATTGTTTCTGCATTGCGAGAAATAATTCTACGGGGTGTACTAGAAATTTCTAGTAGTCAGATGATAGGAGTTTGTAGTTTCTTAACCGTGCTGGGATTACTACTCTTAGTTCGAGCTTGGATGTCACGCATATACGATCGCCCTATGAGTTC